gAGGACTGTGATGTGTttcctgaacattagagcatttGAATAACCCAAATCGAGCATAACGTGTCTTCTTTAAAGTGCAGACACGTCACAGTGTGATTACAGTAGAGCAGACGTTTAACTGAGCAGAtgttgtttatgtattttaatgttGATGGAGATATTCAgggcaatattaaagaaagcaTTTTCGGGTTGGTTTTGCCGAAACCTCTTTTCTTCAGATAAACATCGATCGCCCCCTTGGTCCTCATTTCAGTAAGCAAGCAAAAAGGTTTGCAGTGTTCCATAGACAAAACTAACATAAACCCAAGGTTATGTTGATTATACTGATTATACATTATGCCTGTACTGTATATATGCGCACaagtatttaaaatgaataagtTAAAGGTCACTAAAGGCCATATTCTTACATTTACTGGTGCACAACTCCCAACTCTCTTTCACATTCTATTATTGTTCTGCAAAGACCTGCTCAAAGagctgaaacagagagaaagagatgtgtTTGAGATGTGAACTGAATTTTACTTACGTGTGAAGTAACGTTTTCTTTTTCACTAGTTAGGATACAGCAGGATCCATTTCCCGTCCTGTCTCTGCCCTCCGTGCCCACGTCTGTGACCTCAACTCCCCGAAACACTGGATACATaatccatccacacacacaaggtaTTGGTCCTCCATTTATAATCCAACAGAGCAGGTGAAAATTAAATTTCCTTCCCTTCCCTGGTTGGGGTTTTACCCTTGAtaatgtcctctgtccttccACAGTCGGTGCGAGACAGACGGTCAACACCAGCCAAACCCAGCCGCCTCCGGTCCGCATCTCACTGTCACATCTGACAAGGAAGCCTGGTTTTGTGCGCTGCCCACACTGCCGGCGAACTGTTACCACTAAAGTCAAGTACCATCCTAACAAGGATGCCTGGGGCCTGTGTCTACTTCTGGCAGTGAtggggtgagacacacacacatacacacacacacacacacacacacacacacacacacacacacaccttaatgTTAGAGAGCTGTTACAGGTTTAACTAAACCTTCACCCCTCGTGTGTTTCAGGCTGATCTGTGGTTTCTGTCTGATCCCACTCGTTGCATGTGGACTACAAGACGCATATCACTCCTGCCCAGAGTGTGGACACCATCTGTTCACTTACAAACAACCATAGGACGACCCGGACCGTCCCACCTGTAAGTGATGTAGAGAGAAGACTGTAGATGGACAGACGAGAAGTGGACTTTGCTGCAAAAGCAGTTTGACACATTTCCGTGgacatttttgtttcattttttattttttatagaaaCTTGATTCTTTTAACCAACGAGAATCGAGACTCACCACAGCTGCTTTATACACTTAAAAACctcctctttttattttaaatgatcattgtttttgtaaatatgcgGTGGTTAGAGCCATCGCCTCACAGGAAGAAGGTTGAGGGTTTGAAGCCCATGTCAGCCGGGGCTTCTCTATGTGGAATTGCCATGTTCTCCCTGAGTGGgttttctcctgcttcctcccacagtccaaagaaatGCAGAGTGGGGTTAGGTTAAGTCAATACTCTATTTTGCCTGTAAAACCTGAAAGTGAATGGTAGTTTATCATTGTTCCAGTGTATTCTGGGTTTAGCTCCAGATAGCCCAccatgaccctcaaaggataagcgatATACAGATAAAGGATGAATCTTCTCAATAATGAATCCTAATTTATTACTCCATGAATCAACGGACGCATTGTGTAGTATATCCTCCTCcaggtactccagcttcctcccacagtctaaCAACATGCAGTTTAGGTTCATTGGAAACTCTCCATTGTTTGTTTCTCTATGTCAGCCATCGATTCTTATCCCAATCTGTAACTGGCATTTTTGGACAGGCATTTTTTAACCTTACACAACAGTGTAAGGTTCAATCATAAAAACCTATTCCAATATATACAATCTATTTATAAAGCCAACAATAGTTTTCGcatatttgatgttttgtgaGAACGTATGGGGGTTGGTTCccttgttttttaaaacaaggAGGAACTGAACACTGAATCCATCCTTGAAGTGTTTGACCACAACTCAGCACACAaaccagagacagagacagagaggacatTGTGGACAAACGAGTTCACGTCCAGTCCAGGGACTGATTTACATGAACCAACATGATAATGAGctgttttacatatttaaatacgAAGAGAACACACATTGAACATTTACCCGATGTGATGACACAGAGGAAACTAGGTGTGAATGTCGGACATGTTTAAACCAAACAAAGCTTAATGGAAAAACGGATTTACTAaacacaaagggattttttttaccCTGCACAGCCGTGGTAAACCCACACAGGTAGTTTTATTCACCTGaacaggactgtgtgtgtgtgtgtgtgagtgtgtgagtgtgtgcgtgtgtgcgtgtttgtgagtgtgtgtgtgcgggtctGTTTGAGACTCTTTCTGATCCAATAGTGAAACACCTGACTGGATGTGCATGAACGATTTGTCAtcataaaatgtgatttttgtttgtttgtctgctgtaAGACATTTGTTTACATGTGAGTTAAAGTTtgcacatgttgttttttaaattgtgattttattatgaataaaattttgatttattattatttgttttctatTATTATCAATTCAAACCCAAATTTAACACAGATTGATTTTTGAAACTGGTTGTATTCCATATATTTTGGTTTTTTAAAGTTGATTCCATGTCATAAATTTACCTTTTTCTTTGCATTACTTTTCAAAGGCACAATACTCAGCTGAAGATGTTAGAGAGAATGTGCAAGTGTCTGCCCCCGTGTTCACAAATTTAAGAACTAGTGTGACCTTTTGATCAAAATGCTTATTCCCTTGTTAAAAAGATGGGTTTTAAGTTTGCATTTAAAGACACCAAGACTTTCATCTCACGTTTTACTTTGGTTTATGTTCAGATTTAACAAATCAGATTGAGTGATAGCAGGAGGACTTTGTCACCGGCTTGAAGTCTCAGTGGCTAAGCAAACCTTTTCTTAGCTCTCGCCAGACATTTAATATTTGAGTCTAAggcatcaatcttctcatctaactctcagCAGGAAAACAAATTAGCTTGTTGAGCTTGTTCTTCAAGGATACAGACATGATGTATACTGTGGTTAAACCTGCTGTGACCTGGTGGCATATGAGTGTCCTACTTTGCCCTGCAATGCAATGATTGATTAATGCACCTTCTTTACCTGCTGTTGTAATGATGTGCAATGATCAGTATCCTTACAAAGTTAATTATTAATCTATTATGTTGATAGGAAAAAATGGTTTTGACTATTTTAACACGGCCGAACACGTATATTCCTCTAACACCTGCGCTGGTGGGGGAATTCTGCACATCTTGAATATGTGCatgtgttaaatgtttgtgtttgtgtgtgttttcgctTCCATTCTGACCTTGTGGAGGGTAACTGTGTTAGGCAAAGGGCATTTAGATATTTCGTGATATACTTGATATGAACAGCAGCCAATGGCAGAGATACAGCGGGGCTTAGATAGGGAAGTTAATCAGCTACAGACCGGTGGGTCGAGTCGGCAGATAACAGAAAGCATTCACAGCTACCAGCTcagcactctcacacacacacacacacacacacacacgcacacgcacgcacaaaaaCTTGGAGACTTACCTTAACCTTGCAACaccttaaaacatttttttgtgggGTCTCTTTTGTCACCAGAGTAAGACACCTCCCTATAAAGTGACTAAGCAGAAtgaggtccccacaacatgagttcTACctgcaccagacacacacacacacacacacacacaaacacacacacgcacacacacacacacacacacacacacacacacacacacacacacacacactgacatgcacACGTCAGCCCTTCCTCTCACCACTCCCTTCATACGTACCTTCTCTTCAAGCTTGTACCGGTGACCAATGTGTCAGATCGTGGTTGAGCCGTCATGAGGAGGCTGTTGCTGCTGGGGCTGTCGGccttctgtctgtgtgagtttgtcGCCGCCGACGAGCATCGTGAGGGACAGGGCGACACATCTCTCCCCGAGGAGGACGGAGTCCTGCAGCTGAATGAAGGGGATTTCAAAAGGGCGCTGAGAGAATACAAACAGCTCCTGGTGCATTTCTGTAAGTCACACACCGATTGATCTTAACCTAAATGTTCACATAAAGGCTAAAGTTAAGAATCGCCACCACAGAGCAATTACATGGATTGTAAGTGCAACCTCATACTGCAGAATATTCATCATGTCCTTattgctgtgtgtttttgtttgtgtgtgcatgtgtctgtgtgtttccatgtgcaGATGCTCCTCTGTCTGCAGAAAGCCATCGTGTATCAGCAGCTTTTAAAGGTGCAGCTGCGGAGCtcgaggggtcagaggtcaaactggCGGTCATCGATgtcacagaggagaaggagctggcGAAAGATCTCAACGCCAAGGGTCCTCCAATAATCAGGCTGTACCTTGGCGGGGACAAACAGAACCCTGTCCCCTGCCCTGGTACGTGAAAGACACAGACATTATAGAGCACATTTATGGAGCTGTAATTTACGGCTAGGGTTAGGCCTCAGATTTGCTCCTCTGTCAGTCGTCTCATTTCGGATGAGAAACGGAATAGGCCAGCTTGGAACGGGTGAGTTCTGTGGTCCCAGGTTTagccaggctagctgtttcccctggcttcatgctaagctaatcTAATCATCTCCAGCTCCCAAGTAACAGTCACGAGAGAAGAAATGTGTATAGAGCCTGTTGAATCTCATTTGACTTTGCTACAACATGGAAGATTATTTCCGTTATTATCGTGTTTAGATCCTGTGAGTGCGGCGTCCATCCTGACCTGGCTGAAACGGAGGGCGGGGTCTGCTGCTGACCTCATCACCGATCGTAGCCTATCAGAGTTCTCAGAGGAGCTGACGGTGGTCGGATTCTTTAAGGTGAAAATCTGctctttactttttaatttagcTTTTGTGGCTTTGCTCAATTGTAACTGTGtgtacttttgtgtgtgtgtgtgtttgtgtgtgtgtgtgtgattgtgtacgtgtgtgcagGAGCTGGATCACGAGTACGTCCAGGTGTTCTACTCTGCAGCCATGGACCTTCCTGACGTCAACTTTGCCGTGACACAGAACAACGAAGTTATCAGTGAATATGGTCTCACCCATgatgttgttctgctgctcaAAAAGGTACtgatacactcacacacacacacacacacacacacattttttatgGAACTACTTTCGATATGTATGAATCTATACAGTATTTCAAGACCAGCTGTTTGTTGTACtcatacctgtgtgtgtatgtttgcttgtgtgtttctgtgtgtatgtgtgtgtgtgtgtgtgtgtgtgtgtgtgctgcagtctAAGCTCATCCAGGCTTATAAAATGATGCCTCAGACATCTAAAGAGGAGCTGATCGTCTTTATCACTGTCTACCAGATGGACCCAGTCACTGAATACACCGGAAAGGTATTAAGTTCATGttgtattcacacacacagacacacacacacacacacacacacacacagacacacacacacaaacacacacacacacacacacacacattgtaacTGCTCCACTGCAGCTTGGAGCTGTTTTTTGTGTCTAAACTCACTGGGATTGTCtgtgaatattaatataatgGAATATTTGACTTTCTATTTCGTGAATATGTCTGATGATCTGCTGCCTGTTTGCACATTTTTGAAAAGTCTGAGATTCTTCAACAAATCTGTTCAGCTCCCCAGACTCTTAGGCTGTTTGAAGCATGTGTTGCTTATATCTGTTGTGTGAAGGTAAATATCCGTGAAACCAACACAAGACGTTTTATCTTTGATTTgaataaaacagcagaaatGTGGAGCGTGAAGAGGATTTTGGGAAAAAATGGTGTGGCTCCAGATCACattgtggatccaggaattttttaaCAATTGGTTTTTCGCACTGTGTTTCCTCTGTAACATCTTAACGTACAGTCTGTGATGTGGACTGAGTAcactcatgttttatttatctcttGCAGACGGCCAATCAGATCTTAGGCTCGCCTGTGTTGAACCACGCCCTCCTGTTTGTTAACGAAAGCTCTGCCAACTTCAAAGAGATTCACTCTGCCTTTAACAGTGCTGCAGGGGCGTTCAGGctgaaggtacacacacacacacacacacacacacacacacaatatcttTCAAACAGCAGCATTTTTTGCTTACTTTATTCGTTTTCCTTTTGTGtgttcagattttatttgtgtgggtgaatgtgtaTGAGCCTCGTAATGGCCGGATGATGGAGTACTTCAGAGTACGGGATTTTGAGGCTCCTATCATCCGATTGGTGAACCTGACAGACCATGTGACCTATCACCTGCCCTCTGACTCTCTGGACGTAGAGACCATAAAGACATTCTGTCAGTCCTACCTCGAGGGCAAAGCTAAGGTAACACACACTCCCAATCTGCTGAGTGGAACTGGGACGACAGGTCGAGCTGACgttttgaatgtgtctgtgttgatgCAACAGCCGAAGCTGCAGAGCGAGCCGGCACCTGACGGCTGGGACACGAGGCCGGTGAAGGAGCTGGTGGGGatgactctggagaaagtcGCCTTTCACCCCAACAAGACTGTTTTTGTCATGTTCTGTACGTAACACACgttacacacaacacaccacCGCTGTCTGCACAGGGAGCACCGATTCAAAGGTTACAAATCTCACCGTGTGCTCCTCAGATCTGCCGTACAGTCAGGAATCCCAGGCTCTGTTCCCTCTGTTGGAGGAGCTAGCCGAGGCCTTGAAGGAGCGAGAGGACGTGGTGGTCGCACGGATCGACGCCTCCGCCAATGACATCGACCTGACGATGCAGGGACGCTACCCGTCACTCGGCCTGTTCCCTGCTCTGTACGCTGAGAGGGTATGAAGCTTCTCTGGAGCAATGAAGATTCAGGGCGTTTTGGCCCAAACACAACATTGCACATGTTAGCCTTGCTGCATGTGTGAGAAACTGCAGACCTGTGATAGTTGTTGATGTGTTTGATCTGTGTTCTCTTCAGATGGTGGTTTACAAGGGGAAAATGAAGGTGAAGGACCTGGTTAAGTTTTTAGATAAAGAGATGGCAAAAGCCAAAAAGGACAGAGTTAAGGTAAAATCATCTTCCTCGCCGGCTGAGCTTTTATGACGGTgtgagaggttgtgtgtgtgtgagtgtcagtttgtgtgtgtgtgtttgtgtgtgagagagagcttCCTTTATCCTCTGTTAAAAATaaactttccttttctctcctttgtGTCTCCAGGAGGATGAAGACAGGAAGAAGTACATCGAGGCCGCGATAGCTGAGGACGCGAAAAATGCCGACAAAACTAAAGAGGAGCTTTAATATCAGAACAAAGagacgtgtgcgtgtgcgtgtgtgtgtgtgtgtgtgtgtgtgtgtgtgtgtgtgtgtgtgtgtgtgtgtgtgtgtgtgtgtgtgtgtgtgtgtgtgtgtgtgtgtgtgtgtgtgtaggactcTCTAAACATGAATCATGTTTTATCCACTCAACCACACTGTCCTTATCTGTGTGTGCGATCAGGTCTAATAAAGTCTTCAGTTGAACACTCTGATGGCTGAAAGGTttttcagttattccacctcAGTGAGCTTCTGTCTGCAGGTCTCTGGAGTCGACCAGCCGCAGTAACCAAATAAAACCCACAGGCACAGCGTGAACATGCAAACCTGCCGTCCATCACTGTACCGCATCAAAATGCCAATGGAAAAAAGAAGGATGTGTAATCGTGCTCACATACGAAcgatcaaatacattttacatattttatatcaTTTGTATGTGTTGTTGCCTCTGCTAAGGACAGTTTGTTTTCACTGATGTTgattgtttgtgagcaagattacacTAAAACTACACAATAGATTAACACAGAACTTGATGGAAGAAAGCAGCATTAGCCAAGAAAGAgctgattacattttttagagCAGATCTAAATCACTTTTATCACTTTCTATAACATTGGAGGGTTGTTTTACTGGGTTGAGTTTTATTGTCCACAATGTAGAAAGAAGTCTTTGGctccacagaaaaacaacatagaTTACAAACTAAAGGTTTAATCTGTTTGGATCACATTCCTAAAATTGCTAGTCTCAAAAATAGAATTTTGTAAAAAGGGAGAATTATCGTGACACACACTAAGGAAAATCCGGTTCtttgccagtgctctggaaccTTTTCTCGCTAAAGAACCTTTTTTTATGCCCAATTGGGTTCTTTAAAGAAGTCCTGGATAAATAGTTCTTTCAAGAATCAACAAGTAAAAGCTAAAAGGTTTCCCTTATGGCATCGCAGTGAAGAACCacttttggttttaatttgaacCTTCTTTTTAAGGGTGCACTGTGAGTTAAATGATATAGTCTATATACAATTCTAATCATGGGGGATTTAAGGTTATACAGCCTActtaaatatacaaacacacatttatcgTTTTGGAGGGGAATGATCTCCAGCACCGTGTTTCCATGAGAACCGACCGTCCACGCGCAGCAGCCTGCGCTCGGCTCCCGGTGACGCGCTGTGACTTCActcggagctggaggaggaggacgccgCCGCTCCTCCGCTCGCTCACcgactcctctccttctctctgcgggCGTCAGGCTGCACACACCCGGCGGGATGGAGCCAGCGGGCGCGTACGGAGCCGGGAGGGCCGGGAGCGTCTCCTTCGACCCGGTCGCGTTCTTCACCCATCCCCGGACCATCCTCAGACTGATGTCGTGGGTAAGCCTCCTCTGCACGGTGACTGTCGGTGGATGGGCCTGCACCCccacgtctgtctgtctcccatTCACAGTCTGCATGTAGCCTGCGGCTCCGGCACCGCTCATGACATGAATGGAACCCAGTTTTCATAAAGGGATCTGTTGTGGTGCTAATGTCTCGTGATGAACAGACCTGATCccagtgctgcagctgcaggttggagctgcagcagcacagggtGATTACCATATGTTTATCCGGGCCTCTTTGTGTCTGCGCtcagcttcagcttcagcttcagAGGTGACACATCCCAGTGTCTGCATGTGAGTCACCACACAGACCTGTAATGTGCACCGAGGACATAACACAACAACCTGCTTCTAAGGAGTCAAAGCAGGTTAACAGCCCCCCGGAGCTGGGTCTTATAATTCAACGCAGCTCGTAGTTAGTCAGAAGCAATTTTCCATTCACGATAGAGACAAAGCATCTGCAGTAATTTGGAATGATTAAGCTTTTCAGATATGAAAAACCTGGAGCAGGTCAGTATACAAAACAATGGAGACCTGAAGGATGTACCAGAAcatttcattattgatttattaaGTGTAAGGTCTAAACCATTTATGCCAATTAAAATGAAACCAGTTAATTGTTGGGTCTataaaagaagagaaattaATTATTGTCTTACAATGAATTCTAGTAGCTtccattcttcctctttcttggCTTTACTGGTGTAACTTTGCACCAGCAGCCAAAAAGTTCCTCCATGGCT
This is a stretch of genomic DNA from Pleuronectes platessa chromosome 3, fPlePla1.1, whole genome shotgun sequence. It encodes these proteins:
- the si:dkeyp-75b4.8 gene encoding lipopolysaccharide-induced tumor necrosis factor-alpha factor homolog, with the protein product MEPPSYDEATLHPPARNTQGLYTPPPPSYNASLSSPSTPPPTYVEAVRIQQDPFPVLSLPSVPTSVTSTPRNTGYIIHPHTQVGARQTVNTSQTQPPPVRISLSHLTRKPGFVRCPHCRRTVTTKVKYHPNKDAWGLCLLLAVMGLICGFCLIPLVACGLQDAYHSCPECGHHLFTYKQP
- the zgc:136472 gene encoding protein disulfide-isomerase — encoded protein: MRRLLLLGLSAFCLCEFVAADEHREGQGDTSLPEEDGVLQLNEGDFKRALREYKQLLVHFYAPLSAESHRVSAAFKGAAAELEGSEVKLAVIDVTEEKELAKDLNAKGPPIIRLYLGGDKQNPVPCPDPVSAASILTWLKRRAGSAADLITDRSLSEFSEELTVVGFFKELDHEYVQVFYSAAMDLPDVNFAVTQNNEVISEYGLTHDVVLLLKKSKLIQAYKMMPQTSKEELIVFITVYQMDPVTEYTGKTANQILGSPVLNHALLFVNESSANFKEIHSAFNSAAGAFRLKILFVWVNVYEPRNGRMMEYFRVRDFEAPIIRLVNLTDHVTYHLPSDSLDVETIKTFCQSYLEGKAKPKLQSEPAPDGWDTRPVKELVGMTLEKVAFHPNKTVFVMFYLPYSQESQALFPLLEELAEALKEREDVVVARIDASANDIDLTMQGRYPSLGLFPALYAERMVVYKGKMKVKDLVKFLDKEMAKAKKDRVKEDEDRKKYIEAAIAEDAKNADKTKEEL